Genomic DNA from Marinitoga litoralis:
AACTGCATTATTAATAAAAAAGTATTCAACTTTTTTAGCAAATGTCTCTTTCATGATCTCGCCTTCTTTCTAGTTAATGCATATAATATCATTCCATTTGATACTACTATTCTTATTGCTTCTGACATATCTGTCTTAATTAAATTATTAATTACTGAAGGTGTCATAGTTAATATTCCTTGGAATAAAAATGTACCAATAACAACATTTGTAATTGTAGCATTATGTATTGAAGCACCGCCTATCAAAATAGCTGCAACTGCCGGGAAAGCCATATAGAATGGCCCCATATATAATTGTATAAATCCAAAACTTTGTTCATATACAATAATACCTATAGCACCTAAAACAGTAGACATAATAACAGAAATAATTCTCATTTTGTCAATATTTATTCCAGATGCCCTTGCAAACTCCGGATTTGAACCAACAGCAATTATTGCTGTTCCTGTTTTTGTTCTAAAGAATAACCAAACTAAAAATGCCATTAAAGCAAAAAATAATATGGCACCAGTTGGAAATACAAAATAATCACCAATTTTTATAGCTAAAAAATCATTTAAAACATGGAACCAATATTTCTCTACAGATATTGTAGTTCTTAATCCTGAACCGCCATAAGCCCAAATCATATCAGGACTTTTATATGGAAGAATTAACCACATCATAGACATAAAAGCAACGGAAGAAAAACCTACATATGTAGCTACCATCATTTCTCCGCCTTTAACTTTATTTAATAATATACCATAACCCCATCCTAAAATAATTGCAAATGGCAAAGCAATAAATATTGCAGTTAAAAAACCAAAAAATCCCGTCACTCCTAATTCAATACTAGTAACTGCTCCTATTAACCCTGCAATTATTCCTAATGGTAATCCAAAATTTAATCCTGTACCTGATAAAACCATTGGAACCATAGCTAAAACTAAAATAGAATTCATACCAAATCTAACAAAAATATCACTTATTGATGTAGAAACTCTGATATTTACAAATGGAGCAATAATAAACAATGACAATAAAAATAGGGCTATAATAATCCTAGGCCATCCAAAACTTTCAATATATTTTTTTATTTTCTCCATCATTTCACCTCAACTCTTTTTACCATAAGTTCTCCGAATTTGATTGAACTTTCTTTTGCAGGTAAAATTCCAGATACTGTACCTTCTGAAATAATTGCTATTCTATCACATATACTTCTTAATTCTTCTAATTCAGATGAAGTTATTATTATTGTTGTGCCATATTCTCTATTATATTGTTTTAAAACATCTAGAACCAATTTTTTAGCTCCAACATCTATACCTCTGGTGGGTTCAGAAACAAATAAAAGTTTGGGATTCATAACAAAAGCCCTAGCTAAACAAACTTTTTGTTGATTTCCACCAGATAATTCTTTTACTTTTTGTTTTTCACTTACACATTTTATTTGTAATTTTTCAATATATTCTTTAGCAACTTCGCTCATCTTATTTTCATCGCGTAATTTTAAGAATAGCCATTTTTTAATAAAGTTTTCTCTAATTTGCATAGCAGTAAAAGTGATATTTAGTTCAATAGATTCATCTAATAATAGTCCGACCCCACGTCTATCTTCAGACACAAAAGCTATACCTTTATTTAAAGGTTCAAGAGGATTATTTAAAGAAAGTTTTTCACCATTAAATTCAACTTCACCTTCTG
This window encodes:
- a CDS encoding ABC transporter permease subunit, giving the protein MEKIKKYIESFGWPRIIIALFLLSLFIIAPFVNIRVSTSISDIFVRFGMNSILVLAMVPMVLSGTGLNFGLPLGIIAGLIGAVTSIELGVTGFFGFLTAIFIALPFAIILGWGYGILLNKVKGGEMMVATYVGFSSVAFMSMMWLILPYKSPDMIWAYGGSGLRTTISVEKYWFHVLNDFLAIKIGDYFVFPTGAILFFALMAFLVWLFFRTKTGTAIIAVGSNPEFARASGINIDKMRIISVIMSTVLGAIGIIVYEQSFGFIQLYMGPFYMAFPAVAAILIGGASIHNATITNVVIGTFLFQGILTMTPSVINNLIKTDMSEAIRIVVSNGMILYALTRKKARS